A stretch of Aedes aegypti strain LVP_AGWG chromosome 2, AaegL5.0 Primary Assembly, whole genome shotgun sequence DNA encodes these proteins:
- the LOC5576170 gene encoding nucleoside diphosphate kinase, producing MIGSVLAFFSLFSSAMAANKERTFIMVKPDGVQRGLVGKIIKRFEQKGFKLVAMKFMWAEKELLEKHYADLSARPFFPGLVSYMGSGPVVPMVWEGLGVVKTGRQILGATNPADSAPGTIRGDLCVQVGRNIIHGSDAVESANKEIALWFTEKELVAWTPASEGWVYE from the exons ATGATCGGATCGGTTcttgcatttttctcattgttttcATCCGCCATGGCCGCCAACAAGGAACGCACCTTCATCATGGTCAAGCCGGACGGTGTCCAGCGGGGACTCGTCGGCAAGATCATCAAGCGCTTCGAACAGAAGGGCTTCAAGCTGGTCGCCATGAAGTTCATGTGG GCCGAGAAGGAACTGCTGGAGAAGCACTACGCCGACCTGTCGGCCCGTCCCTTCTTCCCCGGTCTGGTCAGCTACATGGGTTCCGGCCCGGTAGTTCCCATGGTTTGGGAAGGCCTCGGTGTCGTCAAGACCGGCCGGCAGATTCTGGGTGCCACCAATCCAGCCGATTCCGCACCCGGAACCATCCGTGGTGATCTGTGCGTCCAGGTGGGCCGCAACATCATCCACGGTTCGGATGCCGTCGAGTCTGCCAACAAGGAAATCGCCCTCTGGTTCACCGAGAAGGAACTCGTTGCGTGGACCCCGGCCAGCGAAGGATGGGTCTACGAATAA